A DNA window from Castanea sativa cultivar Marrone di Chiusa Pesio chromosome 7, ASM4071231v1 contains the following coding sequences:
- the LOC142643776 gene encoding uncharacterized protein LOC142643776 isoform X1, with protein sequence MEISCFSIFFVLLLVHCFMASSAVAVRTNITTDKSALLALKSHINDPNKILASNWSTSTSVCNWVGIKCGAKHLRVTSLNLSHMGLSGTIAPQIGNLTFLFNLSFRNNNFHGSLPNELASLRRLEVVSFGLNNFSGMLPSWLGFLPKLQVLYAYTNSFEGSIPESIGNLSSLKVLHLSENNLSGVIPQSLGNCTSLEIIHLDDNNFTGEIPLEIGALQNLTEVTLANNSLADHIPDAIFNSSKIEVISLYMNQLSGHLPPSIGNWLPNLKVLYLWGNELEGIIPSSISNASMLVELELGANYFSGSIPNTLGNLRHLERLNLVNNYLTSNSSTLELSFLSLLTNCVNLTSIVVAGNPLNGTLPISIGNFSTSLEEFEAFDCNIKGIIPREIGNLSNLMTLHLENNELVGPIPSTVGGMRNLQGLYLQHNRLKRSIPKGICQLRNLDELFLNHNKLFGPIPTCWGSLSKLQKLYLNSNKLTSIPSSFWSLIEILQINLSSNSLSGYLPLDVGKLEHVTQMDLSWNKLSGDIHAIRGLCSLVSLSLAHNKFQGPIPQSFGKLISMEHLDLSDNNFSAEIPKSLMKLKCLKYFNVSFNRLQGEIPYGGAIAQFSASSFMGNQALCGPPQLKVPPCETSNVGQSTTTIIERYILPAMIATILALFLICALLRRQKRDTKHNGQGDLLALATWRRITYLELEQATDGFRESNLVGKGSFGSVYKGMLSDGTSIAVKVFNLNIEGGFKSFKAECDILCSIRHRNLVKIISSCSRIDFKALVLEYMPKGSLKKWLYSHNHFLDMIERLHMMIDVASSLEYLHHGCPLPVVHCDLKPSNILLNKDMVAHVSDFGISKFLGNEESITQTMTLATIGYMAPEYGSQGTISTRGDVYSYGILLLETFTRKSPTDEMFTEEMSLKDWVKQSIPLSVIEVIDANLLKRGEENFNAKLDCMLSVTQLAMDCSTEAPEERSNMKDVVTTLKNIKLKFLKDVGED encoded by the exons ATGGAGATTTCTTGCTTTTCCATCTTTTTTGTGTTGTTGCTGGTACACTGTTTTATGGCTAGCTCAGCTGTTGCAGTAAGGACCAACATCACCACAGACAAATCAGCTCTTCTAGCTCTCAAAAGCCATATTAATGACCCTAACAAAATCTTGGCAAGTAATTGGTCTACCTCTACCTCTGTCTGCAACTGGGTTGGGATCAAATGCGGTGCCAAACACCTTAGAGTCACTTCCTTGAATCTTTCTCACATGGGTCTTTCAGGAACCATTGCTCCACAAATAGGAAACCTAACTTTCCTGTTTAATTTATCTTTcagaaacaataattttcatggCTCTCTGCCCAACGAGTTAGCTTCTTTACGTCGGTTGGAAGTTGTCAGCTTTGGATTGAACAACTTTTCTGGAATGTTACCATCATGGCTTGGGTTCTTACCTAAGCTTCAAGTGTTGTATGCTTATACGAACAGTTTTGAAGGTAGTATTCCAGAATCTATAGGCAACTTATCGTCACTGAAAGTACTCCATCTCAGCGAAAACAATCTTTCAG gAGTAATACCACAAAGTTTGGGAAACTGTACTTCCCTCGAGATAATTCACTTGGATGATAACAATTTTACAG GTGAAATACCACTTGAGATTGGCGCACTTCAAAATCTGACGGAAGTAACTTTAGCTAATAACAGCTTAGCTGATCACATCCCAGATGCAATCTTCAATAGCTCAAAGATTGAAGTCATTAGTTTATATATGAACCAGCTCTCAGGCCATCTTCCACCAAGTATAGGCAATTGGCTTCCAAATCTTAAGGTGCTTTACCTATGGGGCAATGAACTAGAGGGAATAATCCCCAGTTCTATCTCAAATGCTTCTATGCTCGTTGAACTTGAGTTGGGTGCAAACTATTTCTCTGGCTCTATTCCTAatactttgggaaatttaagGCATCTGGAGAGACTCAACTTAGTCAACAATTATTTGACTAGCAACTCTTCGACTCTAGAATTGAGTTTTCTTTCACTGTTGACAAACTGCGTAAATTTGACAAGCATAGTGGTAGCAGGAAACCCACTAAATGGAACTCTTCCAATTTCCATAGGAAATTTCTCTACCTCTTTGGAAGAATTTGAAGCATTTGATTGCAACATTAAGGGCATAATTCCAAGAGAGATTGGTAATTTAAGCAACTTGATGACCTTACACCTAGAAAACAATGAATTGGTTGGACCAATTCCATCTACAGTTGGAGGAATGAGAAACCTCCAAGGTTTGTATCTTCAACACAATAGATTAAAAAGATCTATACCAAAGGGTATTTGTCAGTTGAGGAACCTggatgaattatttttaaaccaTAATAAGCTCTTTGGACCAATACCAACATGTTGGGGAAGTCTTTCTAAACTTCAAAAGTTGTACTTGAATTCCAATAAGCTAACTTCCATACCCTCATCCTTTTGGAGTCTTATAGAAATACTGCAAATAAACTTGTCCTCTAATTCTTTAAGTGGCTATCTGCCATTAGATGTTGGGAAATTGGAGCATGTAACACAAATGGACCTATCATGGAATAAACTATCAGGTGATATCCATGCTATTAGAGGCCTATGTTCTTTGGTAAGCCTATCCTTAGCACATAACAAATTCCAAGGTCCTATTCCTCAGTCATTTGGTAAGTTAATAAGCATGGAACACTTGGATCTCTCTGATAACAACTTCTCAGCAGAAATTCCAAAGTCTCTAATGAAACTCAAATGCCTTAAATATTTCAATGTGTCTTTCAATAGATTGCAAGGTGAAATTCCATATGGGGGTGCTATTGCTCAATTCTCAGCTTCATCATTCATGGGAAATCAAGCATTATGTGGTCCACCCCAACTTAAAGTTCCACCCTGTGAAACAAGTAATGTTGGACAATCAACCACTACAATTATAGAAAGGTATATATTACCAGCAATGATTGCAACAATACTAGCATTATTCCTCATATGTGCTCTGCTGAGACGCCAAAAGAGAGACACAAAACATAATGGTCAAGGAGATTTGTTAGCTCTAGCAACATGGAGAAGAATAACATATCTAGAACTTGAACAAGCAACAGATGGCTTTAGAGAAAGTAACTTAGTTGGGAAAGGGAGTTTTGGCTCAGTGTACAAAGGGATGCTTTCAGATGGGACTAGTATTGCcgtaaaggtttttaatttgaatatagaAGGAGGGTTTAAGAGTTTTAAAGCTGAATGTGATATATTGTGCAGTATTCGCCATCGTAATCTTGTGAAAATCATCAGTAGTTGTAGTAGGATTGATTTTAAAGCCTTGGTACTAGAGTACATGCCCAAAGGGAGTCTTAAGAAGTGGTTGTACTCTCATAACCACTTCTTGGATATGATAGAAAGATTGCACATGATGATAGATGTTGCATCATCATTGGAGTATCTCCATCATGGTTGTCCTTTACCGGTTGTTCATTGTGATTTGAAGCCCAGCAATATTCTCCTAAATAAAGATATGGTTGCACATGTGAGTGACTTTGGCATTTCAAAATTCTTAGGCAATGAAGAATCTATAACACAAACCATGACATTGGCTACTATTGGTTACATGGCACCAG AGTATGGATCACAAGGGACCATTTCCACACGTGGCGATGTGTATAGTTATGGCATTTTGTTGTTGGAAACATTCACAAGAAAGAGTCCCACAGATGAAATGTTTACCGAAGAAATGAGCCTAAAAGATTGGGTAAAACAGTCAATTCCCCTTTCAGTAATTGAAGTTATAGATGCTAATTTGTTGAAGAGAGGTGAAGAGAATTTTAATGCTAAGCTGGATTGTATGTTGTCTGTTACGCAATTGGCTATGGATTGTTCAACAGAGGCACCTGAAGAGAGGTCAAACATGAAAGATGTCGTAACAACACTCAAGAACATCAAATTGAAGTTTCTAAAGGATGTCGGAGAAGAttga
- the LOC142643776 gene encoding uncharacterized protein LOC142643776 isoform X2 — protein MEISCFSIFFVLLLVHCFMASSAVAVRTNITTDKSALLALKSHINDPNKILASNWSTSTSVCNWVGIKCGAKHLRVTSLNLSHMGLSGTIAPQIGNLTFLFNLSFRNNNFHGSLPNELASLRRLEVVSFGLNNFSGMLPSWLGFLPKLQVLYAYTNSFEGSIPESIGNLSSLKVLHLSENNLSGVIPQSLGNCTSLEIIHLDDNNFTGEIPLEIGALQNLTEVTLANNSLADHIPDAIFNSSKIEVISLYMNQLSGHLPPSIGNWLPNLKVLYLWGNELEGIIPSSISNASMLVELELGANYFSGSIPNTLGNLRHLERLNLVNNYLTSNSSTLELSFLSLLTNCVNLTSIVVAGNPLNGTLPISIGNFSTSLEEFEAFDCNIKGIIPREIGNLSNLMTLHLENNELVGPIPSTVGGMRNLQGLYLQHNRLKRSIPKGICQLRNLDELFLNHNKLFGPIPTCWGSLSKLQKLYLNSNKLTSIPSSFWSLIEILQINLSSNSLSGYLPLDVGKLEHVTQMDLSWNKLSGDIHAIRGLCSLVSLSLAHNKFQGPIPQSFGKLISMEHLDLSDNNFSAEIPKSLMKLKCLKYFNVSFNRLQGEIPYGGAIAQFSASSFMGNQALCGPPQLKVPPCETSNVGQSTTTIIERYILPAMIATILALFLICALLRRQKRDTKHNGQGDLLALATWRRITYLELEQATDGFRESNLVGKGSFGSVYKGMLSDGTSIAVKVFNLNIEGGFKSFKAECDILCSIRHRNLVKIISSCSRIDFKALVLEYMPKGSLKKWLYSHNHFLDMIERLHMMIDVASSLEYLHHGCPLPVVHCDLKPSNILLNKDMVAHVSDFGISKFLGNEESITQTMTLATIGYMAPEYGSQGTISTRGDVYSYGILLLETFTRKSPTDEMFTEEMSLKDWRHLKRGQT, from the exons ATGGAGATTTCTTGCTTTTCCATCTTTTTTGTGTTGTTGCTGGTACACTGTTTTATGGCTAGCTCAGCTGTTGCAGTAAGGACCAACATCACCACAGACAAATCAGCTCTTCTAGCTCTCAAAAGCCATATTAATGACCCTAACAAAATCTTGGCAAGTAATTGGTCTACCTCTACCTCTGTCTGCAACTGGGTTGGGATCAAATGCGGTGCCAAACACCTTAGAGTCACTTCCTTGAATCTTTCTCACATGGGTCTTTCAGGAACCATTGCTCCACAAATAGGAAACCTAACTTTCCTGTTTAATTTATCTTTcagaaacaataattttcatggCTCTCTGCCCAACGAGTTAGCTTCTTTACGTCGGTTGGAAGTTGTCAGCTTTGGATTGAACAACTTTTCTGGAATGTTACCATCATGGCTTGGGTTCTTACCTAAGCTTCAAGTGTTGTATGCTTATACGAACAGTTTTGAAGGTAGTATTCCAGAATCTATAGGCAACTTATCGTCACTGAAAGTACTCCATCTCAGCGAAAACAATCTTTCAG gAGTAATACCACAAAGTTTGGGAAACTGTACTTCCCTCGAGATAATTCACTTGGATGATAACAATTTTACAG GTGAAATACCACTTGAGATTGGCGCACTTCAAAATCTGACGGAAGTAACTTTAGCTAATAACAGCTTAGCTGATCACATCCCAGATGCAATCTTCAATAGCTCAAAGATTGAAGTCATTAGTTTATATATGAACCAGCTCTCAGGCCATCTTCCACCAAGTATAGGCAATTGGCTTCCAAATCTTAAGGTGCTTTACCTATGGGGCAATGAACTAGAGGGAATAATCCCCAGTTCTATCTCAAATGCTTCTATGCTCGTTGAACTTGAGTTGGGTGCAAACTATTTCTCTGGCTCTATTCCTAatactttgggaaatttaagGCATCTGGAGAGACTCAACTTAGTCAACAATTATTTGACTAGCAACTCTTCGACTCTAGAATTGAGTTTTCTTTCACTGTTGACAAACTGCGTAAATTTGACAAGCATAGTGGTAGCAGGAAACCCACTAAATGGAACTCTTCCAATTTCCATAGGAAATTTCTCTACCTCTTTGGAAGAATTTGAAGCATTTGATTGCAACATTAAGGGCATAATTCCAAGAGAGATTGGTAATTTAAGCAACTTGATGACCTTACACCTAGAAAACAATGAATTGGTTGGACCAATTCCATCTACAGTTGGAGGAATGAGAAACCTCCAAGGTTTGTATCTTCAACACAATAGATTAAAAAGATCTATACCAAAGGGTATTTGTCAGTTGAGGAACCTggatgaattatttttaaaccaTAATAAGCTCTTTGGACCAATACCAACATGTTGGGGAAGTCTTTCTAAACTTCAAAAGTTGTACTTGAATTCCAATAAGCTAACTTCCATACCCTCATCCTTTTGGAGTCTTATAGAAATACTGCAAATAAACTTGTCCTCTAATTCTTTAAGTGGCTATCTGCCATTAGATGTTGGGAAATTGGAGCATGTAACACAAATGGACCTATCATGGAATAAACTATCAGGTGATATCCATGCTATTAGAGGCCTATGTTCTTTGGTAAGCCTATCCTTAGCACATAACAAATTCCAAGGTCCTATTCCTCAGTCATTTGGTAAGTTAATAAGCATGGAACACTTGGATCTCTCTGATAACAACTTCTCAGCAGAAATTCCAAAGTCTCTAATGAAACTCAAATGCCTTAAATATTTCAATGTGTCTTTCAATAGATTGCAAGGTGAAATTCCATATGGGGGTGCTATTGCTCAATTCTCAGCTTCATCATTCATGGGAAATCAAGCATTATGTGGTCCACCCCAACTTAAAGTTCCACCCTGTGAAACAAGTAATGTTGGACAATCAACCACTACAATTATAGAAAGGTATATATTACCAGCAATGATTGCAACAATACTAGCATTATTCCTCATATGTGCTCTGCTGAGACGCCAAAAGAGAGACACAAAACATAATGGTCAAGGAGATTTGTTAGCTCTAGCAACATGGAGAAGAATAACATATCTAGAACTTGAACAAGCAACAGATGGCTTTAGAGAAAGTAACTTAGTTGGGAAAGGGAGTTTTGGCTCAGTGTACAAAGGGATGCTTTCAGATGGGACTAGTATTGCcgtaaaggtttttaatttgaatatagaAGGAGGGTTTAAGAGTTTTAAAGCTGAATGTGATATATTGTGCAGTATTCGCCATCGTAATCTTGTGAAAATCATCAGTAGTTGTAGTAGGATTGATTTTAAAGCCTTGGTACTAGAGTACATGCCCAAAGGGAGTCTTAAGAAGTGGTTGTACTCTCATAACCACTTCTTGGATATGATAGAAAGATTGCACATGATGATAGATGTTGCATCATCATTGGAGTATCTCCATCATGGTTGTCCTTTACCGGTTGTTCATTGTGATTTGAAGCCCAGCAATATTCTCCTAAATAAAGATATGGTTGCACATGTGAGTGACTTTGGCATTTCAAAATTCTTAGGCAATGAAGAATCTATAACACAAACCATGACATTGGCTACTATTGGTTACATGGCACCAG AGTATGGATCACAAGGGACCATTTCCACACGTGGCGATGTGTATAGTTATGGCATTTTGTTGTTGGAAACATTCACAAGAAAGAGTCCCACAGATGAAATGTTTACCGAAGAAATGAGCCTAAAAGATTGG AGGCACCTGAAGAGAGGTCAAACATGA